One stretch of Mus pahari chromosome 5, PAHARI_EIJ_v1.1, whole genome shotgun sequence DNA includes these proteins:
- the Kcnj9 gene encoding G protein-activated inward rectifier potassium channel 3: MAQENAAFSPGSEEPPRRRGRQRYVEKDGRCNVQQGNVRETYRYLTDLFTTLVDLQWRLSLLFFVLAYALTWLFFGAIWWLIAYGRGDLEHLEDTAWTPCVNNLNGFVAAFLFSIETETTIGYGHRVITDQCPEGIVLLLLQAILGSMVNAFMVGCMFVKISQPNKRAATLVFSSHAVVSLRDGRLCLMFRVGDLRSSHIVEASIRAKLIRSRQTLEGEFIPLHQTDLSVGFDTGDDRLFLVSPLVISHEIDAASPFWEASRRALERDDFEIVVILEGMVEATGMTCQARSSYLVDEVLWGHRFTSVLTLEDGFYEVDYASFHETFEVPTPSCSARELAEAAARLDAHLYWSIPSRLDEKVEEEGAGEGAGAGDGADKEHNGCLPPPESESKV, from the exons ATGGCGCAGGAGAACGCCGCTTTCTCTCCCGGGTCGGAGGAGCCGCCGCGCCGCCGTGGTCGCCAGCGCTACGTGGAGAAGGACGGGCGCTGTAACGTGCAGCAGGGCAACGTCCGCGAGACCTACCGCTACCTGACCGACCTGTTCACCACGCTGGTGGACCTGCAGTGGCGCCTCAGCCTGCTCTTCTTCGTGCTCGCCTATGCGCTCACTTGGCTCTTCTTCGGCGCCATCTGGTGGCTCATCGCCTACGGCCGCGGCGACCTGGAGCACCTGGAGGACACAGCGTGGACCCCGTGCGTCAACAACCTCAATGGCTTCGTGGCcgccttcctcttctccatcgAGACCGAGACCACCATCGGCTATGGGCACCGCGTCATCACCGACCAGTGCCCCGAGGGCAtcgtgctgctgctgctgcaggctaTCCTGGGCTCCATGGTGAACGCTTTCATGGTGGGCTGTATGTTCGTCAAGATCTCGCAGCCCAACAAGCGCGCCGCCACTCTCGTCTTCTCCTCGCACGCCGTGGTGTCTCTGCGCGACGGGCGCCTCTGTCTCATGTTTCGCGTGGGCGACCTGCGATCCTCGCACATCGTCGAGGCCTCCATCCGCGCCAAGCTCATCCGCTCCCGCCAGACTCTCGAGGGCGAGTTCATCCCTTTGCACCAGACCGACCTCAGCGTGGGCTTTGACACGGGGGACGACCGCCTCTTCCTCGTCTCACCTCTCGTCATCAGCCACGAGATAGATGCTGCCAGCCCCTTCTGGGAGGCATCGCGCCGCGCCCTCGAGAGGGACGACTTCGAGATCGTGGTCATTCTCGAGGGCATGGTGGAGGCCACGG GAATGACGTGCCAAGCTCGAAGCTCGTACCTGGTGGATGAAGTGTTGTGGGGCCACCGGTTCACATCCGTGCTCACCCTGGAGGATGGGTTCTATGAGGTGGACTACGCCAGCTTCCACGAAACCTTTGAGGTGCCCACACCCTCGTGCAGTGCTCGGGAATTGGCGGAAGCCGCAGCCCGCCTCGATGCCCATCTCTACTGGTCCATCCCCAGCAGGCTGGATgagaaggtggaggaagaaggggctggggagggggcaggtgcGGGAGATGGAGCTGACAAGGAGCACAATGGCTGCCTGCCACCCCCAGAGAGCGAGTCCAAGGTGTGA